A DNA window from Engystomops pustulosus chromosome 6, aEngPut4.maternal, whole genome shotgun sequence contains the following coding sequences:
- the LOC140065941 gene encoding uncharacterized protein produces the protein MAYCFRCCKILNEILTSVSSTIHLIHERLLQVKECGCAWRWIPAVELPSDGAGTDLDMLLPSLFGHDAMQAGGFQAPREKGGQAETQPLYNLFVALYSDEETSQQDLFLALGRLVLLTGRRSVNVLVNNYVGLVGKCKVQPIADECVQSKETDPYFDQIPELNTLHRMILSHSLRNTTSEIRARDFEREYRKFTAYKLHCATLTEYYKVERIPRGLRCNLFPTLFKDDTEFCKNFESILNKCSFDLILLTVETLQAKITETSNLLKSIEQQLSSSLPPDDWTKLKDKVDQTISEFRVETENKKRTKFLRDTEDYQQKRVYKWQDSNFQGYRQRRRSQRRSSSSSGDRSNDSRQRRFLGHGRPTPSYQHQDPQTQDTHDQRDEGARRKQPPPPKAQTRSQKK, from the exons ATGGCATATTGTTTCCGCTGCTGCAAGATACTGAACGAGATTTTAACTTCAGTCTCCAGCACAATTCACTTAATCCATGAAAGGCTTTTGCAAGTGAAAGAATGCGGCTGTGCCTGGCGCTGGATTCCGGCTGTGGAGCTTCCCTCTGATGGAGCTGGCACAGATCTGGATATGTTGCTTCCCAGCCTTTTTGGACACGACGC GATGCAGGCAGGAGGATTTcaggccccaagagaaaaagGAGGACAAGCGGAAACGCAGCCACTATATAACCTATTTGTTGCTCTATATTCTGATGAAGAAACTTCCCAGCAGGACTTGTTTCTTGCACTCGGGCGCCTTGTTTTGCTGACAGGCCGCAGA TCTGTAAATGTACTTGTTAACAACTATGTTGGACTAGTCGGAAAATGTAAGGTACAGCCAATTGCAGATGAATGTGTTCAGTCCAAGGAAACTGATCCATATTTTGATCAGATCCCAGAACTGAATACATTGCACAGGA tgattctATCACATAGCCTCAGAAATACAACCTCAGAAATACGAGCCAGGGACTTTGAAAGGGAATACAGAAAGTTCACAGCCTATAAACTCCATTGTGCAACCTTGACCGAATATTATAAGGTGGAAAGAATCCCCAGAGGGCTCCGCTGCAACTTGTTTCCCACTCTCTTTAAAGACGATACGGAATTTTGCAAAAATTTCGAAAGCATTCTCAACAAATGCTCATTTGACCTGATCCTCCTAACCGTAGAGACCCTTCAAGCAAAGATTACAGAGACCTCCAATCTTCTCAAGTCTATCGAACAACAACTAAGCTCCTCCCTACCTCCAGACGATTGGACAAAACTCAAAGATAAAGTGGATCAAACCATTTCAGAATTCAGAGTTGAAACAGAGAATAAGAAGAGGACCAAATTTCTACGAGACACTGAGGATTACCAACAAAAAAGAGTCTACAAGTGGCAGGATTCAAACTTTCAAGGCTACCGACAAAGACGACGCTCTCAACGCCGATCTTCATCATCAAGTGGCGATAGATCCAACGACTCACGCCAACGCCGTTTTTTAGGCCACGGTCGCCCCACTCCCTCCTACCAACATCAGGATCCACAAACACAAGACACACACGACCAACGAGACGAGGGCGCAAGAAGAAAACAACCTCCTCCACCCAAAGCTCAGACCCGATCCCAG AAAAAATAA